One region of Baekduia soli genomic DNA includes:
- a CDS encoding DMT family transporter codes for MWNNRRIPAARLNVLLAALCFGTTGTAQALGPDASAVTVGAARIAVGAVLLLLVRRAVAREPAARWARGPAAVAALGVAGYQLCFFAAVKDTGVAVGTVVALGSAPALAGAGGWLLDRRPPGRAWLAATTLACAGVALLALAGGGSQVSAPGVALAVGAGASYALFTLAAKRLLDAGHAVESVMACAFGWGAVLLVPVLVLGDLSWVASAGGAAMALWLGAIPTAVAYLLFARGLRHLPASEVATLTLGEPVTAAVLGAVVLGERPGALAVAGILVILGGLAVLALPRARTAPAPAEVPV; via the coding sequence TTGTGGAACAATCGCCGGATCCCGGCCGCACGCCTCAACGTCCTGCTCGCCGCGCTCTGCTTCGGCACCACCGGCACCGCCCAGGCCCTCGGGCCCGACGCCTCGGCCGTGACCGTCGGCGCCGCGCGCATCGCGGTCGGCGCCGTGCTCCTGCTGCTCGTCCGGCGTGCGGTCGCGCGCGAGCCCGCGGCCCGCTGGGCACGCGGGCCCGCCGCGGTCGCCGCGCTCGGGGTCGCGGGCTACCAGCTCTGCTTCTTCGCGGCCGTCAAGGACACCGGGGTGGCGGTCGGCACCGTCGTCGCGCTGGGCAGCGCCCCCGCGCTGGCCGGCGCCGGGGGGTGGCTGCTGGACCGCCGCCCGCCCGGGCGCGCGTGGCTGGCGGCGACGACCCTGGCCTGCGCCGGCGTCGCCCTCCTCGCCCTGGCCGGCGGCGGGTCGCAGGTCTCGGCGCCGGGCGTCGCGCTGGCCGTCGGCGCCGGCGCCTCCTACGCGCTGTTCACCCTGGCCGCCAAGCGCCTGCTGGACGCCGGCCACGCCGTGGAGTCCGTCATGGCCTGCGCGTTCGGCTGGGGTGCGGTCCTGCTCGTGCCCGTGCTCGTCCTCGGCGACCTCTCCTGGGTCGCGAGCGCCGGCGGCGCGGCCATGGCGCTGTGGCTCGGGGCGATCCCCACCGCCGTGGCCTATCTGCTCTTCGCGCGCGGGCTGCGCCACCTGCCGGCCAGCGAGGTCGCCACCCTCACGCTCGGCGAGCCGGTGACCGCCGCGGTGCTCGGCGCCGTCGTGCTCGGCGAGCGCCCCGGCGCCCTGGCGGTCGCCGGGATCCTGGTCATCCTCGGCGGCCTGGCCGTGCTGGCCCTGCCGCGGGCGCGGACGGCGCCCGCCCCGGCCGAGGTGCCGGTGTGA
- a CDS encoding arylamine N-acetyltransferase family protein, with the protein MPDPRPLLAHLGLTHRPAADAEGLRAVHRAYVSRVPYEALAVQLGEAGPLDPEALAARILSGRGGYCFEVNTVLHDLLTALGFAVQRRAAIVGDRGAHARGEPVNHLALVVTAAGGEYLADAGWGEGPLDPVPLRPGAFRVGPLAWEVAREDGGWWVGQHRWGSSPGFRFADGALDLAAFAPHHERLSARPDSPFVRTLVVQRPHADRIVTLRARTRTVRGPGHDERAVLAGPQDFTAALRDDFGIPAAALGPRRLARLWALACAQHEAHAGG; encoded by the coding sequence GTGCCGGACCCCCGACCGCTCCTGGCCCACCTGGGCCTGACCCACCGCCCGGCCGCCGACGCCGAGGGGCTGCGGGCGGTGCACCGCGCCTACGTGTCGCGGGTGCCCTACGAGGCGCTCGCGGTGCAGCTCGGCGAGGCCGGGCCGCTGGACCCCGAGGCGCTGGCCGCCCGGATCCTGAGCGGCCGCGGCGGCTACTGCTTCGAGGTCAACACGGTGCTGCACGACCTGCTCACCGCATTGGGCTTCGCCGTGCAGCGCCGCGCGGCGATCGTCGGTGACCGCGGCGCCCACGCCCGCGGCGAGCCGGTCAACCACCTGGCGCTCGTGGTGACCGCCGCCGGCGGCGAGTACCTCGCCGACGCAGGGTGGGGCGAGGGCCCCCTGGACCCCGTCCCGCTGCGCCCCGGCGCCTTCCGCGTGGGCCCGCTGGCCTGGGAGGTCGCCCGCGAGGACGGCGGCTGGTGGGTCGGCCAGCACCGCTGGGGGTCCAGCCCGGGGTTCCGGTTCGCCGACGGCGCGCTGGACCTCGCGGCCTTCGCGCCCCACCACGAGCGCCTCTCGGCCCGGCCGGACTCGCCGTTCGTGCGCACGCTGGTGGTCCAGCGCCCGCACGCCGACCGGATCGTGACCCTGCGGGCCCGCACCCGCACCGTCCGCGGCCCCGGGCACGACGAGCGCGCCGTGCTGGCCGGCCCGCAGGACTTCACGGCCGCGCTGCGCGACGACTTCGGGATCCCCGCGGCGGCGCTGGGCCCACGGCGGCTCGCGCGCCTGTGGGCGCTGGCCTGCGCCCAGCACGAGGCGCACGCCGGCGGCTAG
- a CDS encoding sterol desaturase family protein, translating to MAEVLYYAIPFFVLLLIVEFLSYRHLEEDGLIGYDLRDTRTSLLMGIGNVAINVVWKLVVVAAYAGLYALAPWHLSADNPLVWVALFFADDLSYYWFHRVSHESRLFWASHVVHHSSRHYNLSTALRQTWVPMTYAPFWLWLPLVGFAPWMVLLAQAWSLIYQFWIHTERIVRLPPPLEAVLNTPSHHRVHHGSNEQYLDKNYGGILVIWDRLFGTFEPEGERVRYGLTTDIDTYNPVRVAFGEYAGLWRDVRRARSWRTRLALAWHGPGWRPAGEPDLDLSSSTRG from the coding sequence GTGGCCGAGGTCCTGTACTACGCGATCCCGTTCTTCGTCCTGCTGCTCATCGTCGAGTTCCTGTCCTACCGCCACCTGGAGGAGGACGGCCTCATCGGCTACGACCTGCGCGACACGCGCACGTCGCTGCTCATGGGGATCGGCAACGTCGCGATCAACGTGGTGTGGAAGCTCGTGGTGGTCGCGGCCTACGCCGGGCTCTATGCCCTGGCGCCGTGGCACCTCTCGGCCGACAACCCGCTCGTGTGGGTCGCGCTGTTCTTCGCCGACGACCTGTCCTACTACTGGTTCCACCGCGTCTCGCACGAGAGCCGGCTCTTCTGGGCCAGCCACGTCGTGCACCACTCCAGCCGGCACTACAACCTGAGCACCGCGCTGCGCCAGACCTGGGTGCCCATGACCTACGCGCCGTTCTGGCTGTGGCTGCCGCTCGTGGGCTTCGCGCCGTGGATGGTGCTCCTGGCCCAGGCCTGGAGCCTCATCTACCAGTTCTGGATCCACACGGAGCGCATCGTGCGCCTGCCGCCCCCGCTGGAGGCCGTCCTGAACACCCCGTCGCACCACCGCGTGCACCACGGGTCCAACGAGCAGTACCTGGACAAGAACTACGGCGGCATCCTCGTGATCTGGGACCGCCTGTTCGGCACGTTCGAGCCCGAGGGGGAGCGCGTCCGCTACGGCCTGACGACCGACATCGACACCTACAACCCGGTGCGCGTCGCGTTCGGCGAGTACGCCGGCCTGTGGCGCGACGTGCGCCGCGCCCGGTCGTGGCGCACGCGCTTGGCCCTGGCCTGGCACGGGCCGGGCTGGCGGCCGGCGGGCGAGCCCGACCTCGACCTGTCGTCCTCCACGCGCGGCTGA
- a CDS encoding MFS transporter — protein sequence MSHDVAAPGPGGRAPAQDGPDPMRWWTLGAVCVATFMLLLDITIVNVAIPTIRDDLGASFQDLQWVVDAYALTLASFLLTAGSLADRFGRRRVFVLGLGLFTVASLLCGLSTSPLALNLSRGLQGIGGAAMFATSLALLASAFRGRERGTALGIWGATTGASVAVGPLVGGVLVEHVSWQSIFFVNLPIGVAAIAVSLRTVTESRDPNAARIDWAGLVTLSGGLFALIFALVRGNSEGWGSGLILGLFALAAVLLVAFVAVEGRQERPMFDLSLLRKPTFVGASLVAFCLSASMFAMFLYLTLYVQNSLGYAPLDAGLRFLPITLLSFVFAAVSGNLTERVPVRLLLGGGLGLVGLGLLLMTGLHAGSSWTHLLPGFLVAGAGIGLTNPAIASSAVGVVDPRRTGMASGVNSTFRQVGIATGIAALGAIFQSSVTGRVTDALAASGRPPGSVRLPPPEILVQGDPRVVGPLREAFLTGYTGALSEILLIAGIVALVGAVGALVLVRRKDFVTHGH from the coding sequence ATGAGCCACGATGTCGCCGCCCCGGGACCCGGCGGGCGCGCGCCCGCGCAGGACGGCCCGGACCCCATGCGCTGGTGGACGCTGGGCGCGGTCTGCGTGGCCACGTTCATGCTGCTGCTGGACATCACGATCGTCAACGTCGCGATCCCGACGATCCGCGACGACCTCGGCGCGTCGTTCCAGGACCTGCAGTGGGTCGTCGACGCCTACGCGCTGACGCTGGCCTCGTTCCTGCTCACCGCCGGCTCGCTGGCCGACCGCTTCGGGCGCCGCCGGGTCTTCGTGCTCGGCCTCGGCCTCTTCACGGTCGCCTCGCTGCTGTGCGGGCTCTCGACGTCGCCGCTGGCGCTCAACCTCTCGCGCGGCCTGCAGGGCATCGGCGGGGCCGCGATGTTCGCCACCTCGCTGGCGCTGCTGGCCTCCGCGTTCCGCGGCAGGGAGCGCGGCACCGCGCTGGGGATCTGGGGGGCGACGACCGGCGCCTCCGTCGCGGTCGGCCCGCTCGTCGGCGGGGTCCTCGTCGAGCACGTCAGCTGGCAGTCGATCTTCTTCGTCAACCTGCCGATCGGCGTCGCGGCGATCGCCGTGTCGCTGCGCACGGTCACCGAGAGCCGGGACCCGAACGCCGCGCGGATCGACTGGGCCGGCCTCGTGACGCTCTCCGGCGGCCTGTTCGCGCTGATCTTCGCCCTGGTGCGGGGCAACAGCGAGGGCTGGGGCAGCGGGCTCATCCTCGGGCTCTTCGCGCTGGCGGCCGTCCTCCTCGTCGCGTTCGTGGCGGTCGAGGGCCGCCAGGAGCGGCCGATGTTCGACCTCTCGCTGCTGCGCAAGCCGACGTTCGTCGGCGCCTCGCTCGTGGCCTTCTGCCTGTCGGCCTCGATGTTCGCGATGTTCCTGTACCTGACGCTCTACGTGCAGAACAGCCTCGGGTACGCGCCCCTGGACGCCGGGCTGCGCTTCCTGCCCATCACCCTGCTGTCGTTCGTGTTCGCCGCCGTGTCGGGCAACCTGACCGAGCGCGTGCCGGTGCGGCTGCTGCTCGGCGGCGGCCTCGGGCTCGTCGGCCTCGGCCTGCTGCTGATGACCGGGCTGCACGCGGGCTCCTCCTGGACGCACCTGCTGCCCGGCTTCCTGGTCGCCGGCGCCGGGATCGGGCTGACCAACCCCGCGATCGCCTCCAGCGCGGTCGGCGTCGTCGATCCGCGGCGCACGGGGATGGCCTCGGGCGTCAACAGCACGTTCCGCCAGGTGGGGATCGCGACGGGCATCGCCGCTCTCGGCGCGATCTTCCAGTCGTCGGTGACCGGGCGCGTCACCGACGCGCTGGCGGCGTCCGGCCGGCCGCCCGGGAGCGTGCGCCTGCCCCCGCCCGAGATCCTCGTCCAGGGCGACCCGCGGGTCGTCGGGCCGCTGCGCGAGGCGTTCCTGACGGGCTACACGGGGGCGCTGAGCGAGATCCTGCTCATCGCGGGGATCGTCGCGCTCGTCGGCGCGGTGGGGGCGCTCGTGCTCGTCCGGCGGAAGGACTTCGTCACGCACGGGCACTGA
- a CDS encoding SDR family oxidoreductase, with the protein MDIVIAGGHGQIALHLARLLAERGDRVRGLIRNPAHAADVQARGAEAGVCDLEALDVDAIAAAIGTADAFVFAAGAGPGSGPQRKWTVDYAGAVKGMEACRRNGIGRYVIVSSINADPEADDDGGSGTYLRAKGQADKKLTESGLAYTIVRPGRLTDDGPTGHVRAATGTGGGEIPRADVAAVVAEVLATPATSGLAFELVSGPDPIPAALAALAG; encoded by the coding sequence ATGGACATCGTCATCGCCGGCGGCCACGGCCAGATCGCCCTGCACCTCGCACGCCTGCTCGCCGAGCGCGGCGACCGCGTCCGCGGCCTCATCCGCAACCCGGCCCACGCCGCCGACGTGCAGGCCAGGGGCGCCGAGGCCGGCGTGTGCGACCTCGAGGCCCTCGACGTCGACGCCATCGCCGCCGCCATCGGCACGGCCGACGCCTTCGTCTTCGCGGCGGGCGCCGGGCCCGGCAGCGGCCCGCAGCGCAAGTGGACCGTCGACTACGCCGGGGCGGTCAAGGGCATGGAGGCCTGCCGACGCAACGGCATCGGCCGCTACGTCATCGTCAGCTCGATCAACGCCGATCCCGAGGCCGACGACGACGGCGGGTCCGGGACCTACCTGCGCGCGAAGGGCCAGGCCGACAAGAAGCTGACCGAGAGCGGGCTGGCGTACACGATCGTGCGCCCGGGGCGCCTCACCGACGACGGGCCGACGGGGCACGTCCGGGCCGCGACGGGCACCGGGGGCGGCGAGATCCCCCGCGCCGACGTGGCGGCCGTGGTGGCCGAGGTCCTCGCGACCCCGGCCACCTCCGGCCTGGCCTTCGAGCTCGTCTCGGGCCCGGACCCGATCCCCGCCGCGCTGGCCGCGCTGGCCGGCTGA
- a CDS encoding DMT family transporter — protein sequence MVTTAPPATPLERLAARPRAMAVLGALTIMWSSILMRLADVAPSTAAVFRCGYALPVLVVVARAEDRRLGVRPRRTRWAAAAAGVLFAADLIFWDYAIQDVGAGLATVMANLQVLLVPLIAWAVLGERPGRRLLALLPLMLAGILLISGALESGAYGDRPAQGVAFGVATGLTYAGFILLLRSSGADLRRPAGPLLDATAVATVAAILAGLAIGDLDVVPSWPAHGWLLLLALSAQVVGWLLISATLPRLPAAITSLLLTIQPVGSVVLAAVIFGEHPSALQLCGVVAILAGLVLATRRRAASLRGSEGLP from the coding sequence GTGGTCACCACGGCGCCCCCCGCCACCCCGCTGGAGCGGCTCGCCGCGCGCCCGCGCGCGATGGCCGTGCTCGGCGCGCTGACCATCATGTGGTCCTCGATCCTCATGCGCCTGGCCGACGTGGCGCCGTCCACGGCCGCGGTGTTCCGCTGTGGCTACGCGCTCCCCGTGCTGGTCGTCGTCGCCCGCGCCGAGGACCGCCGGCTCGGCGTGCGGCCGCGGCGCACGCGCTGGGCCGCCGCCGCCGCCGGCGTCCTGTTCGCCGCCGACCTCATCTTCTGGGACTACGCGATCCAGGACGTCGGCGCGGGCCTGGCGACCGTGATGGCCAACCTCCAGGTCCTGCTCGTGCCGCTCATCGCCTGGGCCGTGCTCGGCGAGCGCCCCGGCCGCCGCCTCCTGGCGCTGCTGCCGCTCATGCTCGCGGGGATCCTGCTCATCTCGGGGGCACTGGAGTCCGGCGCCTACGGCGACCGGCCGGCGCAGGGCGTGGCGTTCGGGGTGGCCACGGGCCTGACCTACGCCGGCTTCATCCTGCTCCTGCGCTCCAGCGGGGCCGACCTGCGCCGGCCGGCCGGGCCGCTGCTGGACGCGACCGCGGTGGCGACGGTGGCGGCGATCCTGGCCGGCCTGGCCATCGGCGACCTCGACGTCGTGCCGTCGTGGCCCGCGCACGGGTGGCTGCTGCTGCTGGCCCTCAGCGCCCAGGTCGTCGGGTGGCTGCTCATCTCCGCCACGCTCCCGCGCCTGCCCGCCGCGATCACCTCGCTGCTGCTCACGATCCAGCCCGTCGGCTCCGTCGTCCTGGCCGCCGTCATCTTCGGCGAGCACCCCAGCGCGCTGCAGCTCTGCGGGGTGGTGGCGATCCTCGCGGGGCTCGTGCTGGCCACGCGGCGGCGAGCCGCCTCCCTGCGGGGATCGGAAGGGCTACCGTGA
- a CDS encoding FadR/GntR family transcriptional regulator — translation MALVGPVATAGPRTRSSEIHRELRRAILDGTHAPGDPLPSERQLSEGLGASRHAVREALKRLQQAGLVAISQGGATRVRDWRRHGGLELLLALGADGEAPPALGLPRATLEMRACIGADAARLCAVRADAATRAALVARAEALAAAGDPAVRTAIYDVLWDAIVEGSGNLAYRLALNTLVAGQRLLSFDAALVGAEVADGDAVRALAAAIAAGDDGAAHAVARDLLDRSITKV, via the coding sequence ATGGCACTGGTTGGACCAGTCGCGACCGCGGGGCCGCGCACCCGCTCCTCGGAGATCCATCGCGAGCTGCGCCGCGCGATCCTCGACGGCACGCACGCGCCCGGCGATCCGCTGCCCTCCGAGCGCCAGCTCAGCGAGGGCCTCGGCGCCAGCCGCCACGCCGTGCGCGAGGCGCTCAAGCGCCTTCAGCAGGCCGGGCTGGTCGCGATCAGCCAGGGCGGCGCGACGCGCGTCCGCGACTGGCGCCGCCACGGCGGCCTGGAGCTCCTGCTCGCCCTCGGCGCCGACGGCGAGGCGCCGCCCGCCCTCGGCCTGCCGCGGGCCACGCTGGAGATGCGCGCCTGCATCGGCGCCGACGCCGCGCGCCTGTGCGCCGTCCGCGCCGACGCCGCCACGCGCGCCGCGCTGGTCGCCCGCGCCGAGGCGCTGGCCGCCGCCGGCGACCCTGCCGTGCGCACCGCGATCTACGACGTGCTGTGGGACGCCATCGTCGAGGGCTCGGGCAACCTGGCCTACCGACTGGCGCTGAACACGCTCGTCGCCGGTCAGCGCCTGCTGTCCTTCGACGCGGCGCTCGTCGGCGCCGAGGTCGCCGACGGGGACGCGGTCCGCGCCCTGGCCGCCGCCATCGCCGCCGGCGACGACGGCGCCGCGCACGCCGTGGCGCGCGACCTGCTCGACCGCTCGATCACCAAGGTGTAG
- a CDS encoding L,D-transpeptidase family protein, giving the protein MSRARALVLLALAAAAALPASASAADPSNVPAGVSAGGVDLSGATLADAQARLEAAIAPRVNADLVLGAAGRPFALKAADAKLTFDSLTTAKRALRAKAPGDVGLKLTHSRLAVRAFVAGVAAKVAKPPRNATVRITLTHIYRRRAVHGRALDQKTVAAQIDAALDDGVAAPRHVHAVLQKVSPKINANDLARVYGTVITVDKAHFKLRLFKRLKFFKAYSVAVGQPAYPTPSGLFHIADKQVDPVWSVPNSPWAGELQGTTVQGGSAANPLKARWMGIVNGVGIHGTGEDYSIGSAASHGCIRMHVADVKDLFPRVPVGTPVLIR; this is encoded by the coding sequence ATGTCGCGCGCCCGTGCCCTCGTCCTCCTGGCCCTCGCCGCCGCCGCGGCCCTGCCCGCCTCGGCCTCCGCGGCCGATCCGAGCAATGTCCCCGCCGGCGTCAGCGCCGGTGGCGTCGACCTCTCCGGTGCGACCCTGGCCGACGCCCAGGCGCGGCTGGAGGCGGCCATCGCGCCGCGCGTCAACGCCGATCTCGTGCTCGGCGCCGCGGGGCGGCCCTTCGCCCTGAAGGCCGCCGACGCCAAGCTCACCTTCGACTCGCTGACGACGGCCAAGCGCGCGCTGCGCGCCAAGGCGCCCGGCGATGTGGGGCTCAAGCTCACCCACTCGCGCCTGGCCGTGCGGGCGTTCGTCGCCGGCGTGGCGGCCAAGGTCGCCAAGCCGCCGCGCAACGCGACGGTCCGGATCACCCTGACCCACATCTACCGCAGGCGCGCCGTCCACGGCCGGGCGCTGGACCAGAAGACCGTCGCCGCGCAGATCGACGCTGCGCTGGACGACGGGGTCGCGGCCCCGCGCCACGTCCACGCCGTCCTGCAGAAGGTCTCGCCGAAGATCAACGCCAACGACCTGGCCCGCGTCTACGGCACGGTCATCACGGTCGACAAGGCGCACTTCAAGCTGCGGCTGTTCAAGCGCCTGAAGTTCTTCAAGGCCTACAGCGTGGCGGTCGGCCAGCCGGCCTACCCGACGCCGTCGGGCCTGTTCCACATCGCCGACAAGCAGGTCGACCCGGTGTGGTCGGTCCCCAACAGCCCGTGGGCCGGGGAGCTGCAGGGCACGACGGTGCAGGGCGGCTCGGCCGCCAACCCGCTCAAGGCCCGCTGGATGGGCATCGTCAACGGCGTCGGGATCCACGGCACGGGCGAGGACTACTCCATCGGCTCGGCCGCGTCGCACGGCTGCATCCGCATGCACGTCGCCGACGTCAAGGACCTGTTCCCGCGCGTGCCCGTCGGCACGCCGGTGCTGATCCGCTAG
- a CDS encoding GntR family transcriptional regulator, whose translation MSAPALAAERVAGLLREQILDAQLSSGARLVEAELVTRHGVARHTVRAALRTLADEGLVEIRPHRGARVAGLDAEAIIALYELRTALEVEAAHLALARNDGRLPGSVHEAAEVLARAARRARPRWSTVSRAHADLHTALVRAARSPRLEAVHDRLSAQTRLFLLRVRPHYTFARLAAEHLELLEAIERDGPEAVRAHLRASAATVVDGMLTAAR comes from the coding sequence GTGAGCGCCCCGGCCCTGGCGGCCGAGCGCGTGGCCGGGCTGCTGCGCGAGCAGATCCTCGACGCCCAGCTGTCCTCGGGGGCGCGGCTCGTCGAGGCCGAGCTCGTGACCCGCCACGGCGTCGCGCGCCACACCGTTCGCGCGGCGCTGCGCACGCTGGCCGACGAGGGCCTGGTCGAGATCCGGCCCCACCGCGGCGCGCGGGTCGCCGGCCTGGACGCCGAGGCGATCATCGCGCTCTACGAGCTGCGCACCGCGCTGGAGGTCGAGGCCGCGCACCTCGCGCTGGCCCGCAACGACGGGCGTCTGCCGGGCTCGGTGCACGAGGCCGCCGAGGTCCTCGCGCGCGCCGCGCGGCGCGCGCGGCCGCGCTGGTCGACGGTCTCGCGCGCTCACGCCGACCTGCACACCGCGCTCGTGCGGGCCGCGCGCTCGCCTCGCCTGGAGGCCGTGCACGACCGCCTCAGCGCGCAGACGCGCCTCTTCCTCCTGCGCGTCCGCCCGCACTACACCTTCGCCCGCCTGGCCGCCGAGCACCTCGAGCTGCTGGAGGCGATCGAGCGCGACGGGCCCGAGGCGGTGCGCGCCCACCTGCGCGCCTCCGCGGCGACGGTCGTCGACGGGATGCTGACCGCGGCGCGCTGA
- a CDS encoding AarF/UbiB family protein, translated as MPAPADTPPALRGLVDAAAALVRRSSSGRVILARTAAIADAAALPGADPELAARLEQARTEVSAPLRPAEIERTLKAAWGAAPRRVLDALDPEPLAVGPAAQVHRATHEGRDVALKVLRPGLAAAVRSDLALLDLLATPLRQVFGAMDAGAVLRELRETALDELDLEHEASTQRAARRILRPVAGLVVPAPVMDLCGPEVLATELLEGPTLVTTRPADPAAVARTLVAAHVTAARAGLALTDPRPSHVVLLDDGRVGLLGTGVGRTADRSRVDAALQALLHLRAGDQDAFAAVLAGPLGVLPAAEALQAYALTGEVAGELLTGRALLDAAALAEAGRRGGGQVRGGLALAAAARPAPADLGPVRSVAQLTALLARLGAEEDWGALILEAA; from the coding sequence GTGCCCGCGCCCGCCGACACGCCTCCCGCCCTGCGCGGCCTCGTCGACGCGGCCGCCGCGCTCGTGCGCCGGTCCTCCAGCGGGCGGGTGATCCTGGCGCGGACGGCGGCGATCGCCGACGCCGCCGCGCTGCCCGGCGCCGACCCGGAGCTCGCGGCGCGCCTGGAGCAGGCCCGCACGGAGGTGTCGGCCCCCCTGCGCCCCGCAGAGATCGAGCGCACGCTCAAGGCCGCCTGGGGCGCCGCGCCCCGGCGGGTCCTCGACGCGCTGGACCCCGAGCCACTGGCCGTCGGCCCCGCCGCCCAGGTCCACCGCGCCACCCACGAGGGCCGCGACGTCGCGCTGAAGGTCCTGCGGCCCGGGCTGGCCGCCGCGGTGCGCTCGGACCTGGCGCTCCTCGACCTCCTCGCGACCCCGCTGCGCCAGGTCTTCGGGGCGATGGACGCCGGCGCCGTCCTGCGCGAGCTGCGCGAGACCGCCCTCGACGAGCTCGACCTCGAGCACGAGGCCTCCACCCAGCGGGCGGCGCGCCGCATCCTGCGCCCGGTCGCGGGCCTGGTCGTGCCGGCCCCGGTCATGGACCTCTGCGGCCCCGAGGTGCTGGCCACCGAGCTGCTGGAGGGCCCGACCCTCGTGACGACCCGCCCGGCCGACCCGGCGGCGGTGGCCCGGACCCTGGTGGCCGCGCACGTCACCGCCGCCCGCGCCGGGCTCGCGCTCACCGACCCGCGGCCGAGCCACGTCGTGCTGCTGGACGACGGCCGCGTCGGCCTCCTGGGCACCGGCGTCGGGCGGACCGCCGACCGGTCGCGGGTCGACGCCGCGCTGCAGGCGCTCCTGCACCTGCGCGCCGGCGACCAGGACGCGTTCGCCGCGGTGCTGGCCGGGCCGCTCGGCGTCCTGCCGGCCGCGGAGGCGCTGCAGGCCTACGCCCTGACCGGCGAGGTCGCGGGCGAGCTGCTCACGGGCCGCGCGCTGCTGGACGCCGCCGCCCTGGCCGAGGCGGGCCGCCGCGGCGGCGGGCAGGTGCGCGGCGGCCTCGCCCTGGCGGCGGCCGCTCGCCCGGCGCCCGCGGACCTCGGCCCGGTCCGCTCGGTCGCGCAGCTCACCGCGCTGCTGGCGCGGCTGGGCGCGGAGGAGGACTGGGGCGCGCTGATCCTGGAGGCCGCCTGA
- a CDS encoding lysylphosphatidylglycerol synthase transmembrane domain-containing protein, with product MLGDAVRSANHALDLLLHRAASVDPLLALLGVVLYLVAQAVRTLGWHTILRAAYPGVPTLRRRNTMAAYLAGAGLNGIIPARGGDIVKLWLLHRRIPGARYPTLAATFVPETIFETAFGSALVVWALTRGFLPVPVSPGELPHVDVSLIIEHPVLSAIVGAAVLGAGYGLYRLLRRRVADLAARLAQGVAILRRPRDFVTGVATWQALARLIRLGSLAVFMQAFSLPVTPETVVLVMAAQGGGRIIPLAPASAGLRLAMLSYGFVETTGHAVDIAEITTFTFGVGALLMVVGLVVAMGALGAELDTRSPRHALATAREAIARHRAAEANANA from the coding sequence ATGCTGGGTGACGCCGTCCGCTCCGCGAACCACGCGCTCGACCTGCTGCTGCACCGCGCGGCCAGCGTCGACCCGCTCCTGGCGCTCCTCGGCGTCGTCCTCTACCTCGTCGCCCAGGCCGTGCGCACGCTGGGCTGGCACACGATCCTGCGGGCGGCCTACCCGGGCGTGCCGACCCTGCGCCGGCGCAACACGATGGCCGCCTACCTGGCGGGCGCGGGGCTCAACGGCATCATCCCGGCCCGCGGCGGCGACATCGTCAAGCTCTGGCTGCTGCACCGCCGCATCCCCGGCGCGCGCTACCCCACCCTGGCCGCGACGTTCGTCCCCGAGACGATCTTCGAGACCGCGTTCGGCTCGGCCCTCGTCGTCTGGGCGCTCACCCGCGGCTTCCTGCCCGTGCCGGTCTCGCCCGGCGAGCTGCCGCACGTCGACGTGTCGCTGATCATCGAGCACCCGGTGCTGTCGGCGATCGTCGGCGCCGCGGTCCTGGGCGCCGGGTACGGCCTCTACCGGCTCCTGCGCCGGCGCGTCGCCGACCTCGCGGCCCGCCTGGCCCAGGGCGTGGCGATCCTGCGCCGGCCCCGCGACTTCGTGACGGGCGTGGCGACCTGGCAGGCCCTCGCGCGTCTCATCCGCCTCGGGTCGCTCGCCGTGTTCATGCAGGCCTTCTCGCTGCCCGTGACGCCGGAGACCGTCGTGCTCGTCATGGCCGCCCAGGGCGGCGGCCGCATCATCCCGCTGGCGCCGGCGAGCGCCGGGCTGCGCCTGGCCATGCTGAGCTACGGCTTCGTGGAGACCACGGGGCACGCGGTCGACATCGCCGAGATCACCACGTTCACGTTCGGCGTGGGCGCGCTGCTCATGGTCGTCGGGCTCGTCGTCGCGATGGGAGCGCTCGGCGCCGAGCTCGACACCCGCTCGCCGCGCCACGCGCTGGCCACCGCGCGCGAGGCGATCGCCCGCCACCGCGCGGCCGAGGCCAACGCGAACGCCTGA